The following proteins are encoded in a genomic region of Cryptomeria japonica chromosome 11, Sugi_1.0, whole genome shotgun sequence:
- the LOC131033522 gene encoding light-independent protochlorophyllide reductase iron-sulfur ATP-binding protein-like, whose amino-acid sequence MKIAVYGKDGIGKSTTSCNISIALARCGEKVLQIGCDPKHDSTFTLTGFLIPTIIDTLQSKDYHYEDIWSEDVIHKGYGGVDCVEAGGPPAGAGCRGYVVGETVKLLKELNAFYEYDIILFDVLGDVVCGGFAVPLNYADYCVIITDNGFDALFAANRITASIREKARTHPLRLAGLVGNHTSKRDLINKYVEACPMPVIEVLPLIEDIRVSRVKGKTLFEMVGS is encoded by the coding sequence atgaaaatAGCAGTTTATGGAAAAGACGGAATTGGTAAATCAACCACTAGTTGTAATATTTCAATTGCCCTAGCTAGATGTGGTGAAAAAGTGTTACAGATTGGATGTGATCCCAAACATGATAGTACTTTTActctgacaggatttttgataccTACAATTATAGATACTTTGCAGTCCAAAGATTATCATTATGAAGATATTTGGTCCGAAGATGTCATTCATAAAGGTTATGGAGGGGTAGATTGTGTGGAAGCTGGGGGGCCGCCTGCAGGAGCCGGATGCAGGGGATATGTGGTAGGAGAGACTGTGAAATTGTTAAAAGAATTAAATGCATTTTACGaatatgatataatattatttGATGTATTGGGCGACGTGGTTTGTGGAGGTTTTGCTGTTCCGTTGAATTATGCAGATTATTGTGTCATTATTACAGATAATGGATTTGATGCATTATTTGCAGCTAATCGTATTACTGCTTCTATTAGGGAAAAAGCTCGTACACATCCACTGCGATTAGCAGGTTTGGTTGGAAATCATACATCTAAAAGAGATCTTATCAATAAATATGTAGAAGCTTGTCCAATGCCCGTAATAGAAGTGTTACCTCTTATTGAAGATATTCGAGTTTCGAGAGTCAAGGGCAAAACCTTATTTGAAATGGTTGGATCATAA
- the LOC131860409 gene encoding ATP synthase subunit beta, chloroplastic-like, protein MANDRLLEAISSTEEIVVDYRCTASNLQERITSTKEGSITSIQAVYVPADDLTDPAPATTFAHLDATTVLSRGLAAKGIYPAVDPLDSTSTMLQPSIVGEEHYETAQGVKQTLQRYKELQDIIAILGLDELSEDDRLIVARARKIERFLSQPFFVAEVFTGSPGKYVSLIETIRGFQIILSGELDVLPEQSFYLVGNIDEATAKAMNLKEI, encoded by the coding sequence ATGCACTGCTTCCAATTTACAAGAAAGAATAACTTCTACCAAAGAAGGATCTATAACCTCCATTCAAGCAGTTTATGTACCTGCAGATGACTTGACTGATCCCGCTCCTGCTACAACATTTGCACATTTAGATGCTACTACTGTACTATCGAGAGGATTAGCTGCCAAGGGGATCTATCCAGCAGTAGATCCGTTAGATTCCACGTCAACTATGCTCCAACCTTCGATCGTAGGCGAAGAACATTATGAAACTGCGCAAGGAGTTAAACAAACTTTGCAACGTTATAAGGAACTTCAAGATATTATAGCTATTCTTGGATTAGACGAATTATCAGAAGACGATCGTTTAATCGTGGCAAGAGCAAGAAAAATTGAACGGTTTTTGTCACAACCCTTTTTTGTAGCAGAGGTATTCACTGGTTCCCCCGGTAAATATGTTAGTCTAATAGAGACAATTAGAGGTTTTCAAATAATCCTTTCCGGAGAATTAGATGTTCTACCCGAACAGTCTTTTTATTTGGTGGGTAACATTGATGAAGCTACCGCAAAGGCTATgaacttaaaagaaatttaa